In Humulus lupulus chromosome 6, drHumLupu1.1, whole genome shotgun sequence, a single genomic region encodes these proteins:
- the LOC133784736 gene encoding uncharacterized protein LOC133784736, translating to MAREGGTQRRSTTVSATFTDDNPFFVLDQPNRSSTDVTRSPYYFSNGDHSRANLVSKILIGGENYNSWKRSMMISLLAKNKLKFINGKLPQPDSTDDDYDIWCRCNSMVISWILHVISPNIVDSVMYLDDVVANWSELHDHFHQNNGPQVFQVKRSMQALVQGSNDVTTASFTRLKAHWDL from the coding sequence ATGGCTCGCGAAGGAGGTACCCAGAGGAGATCCACTACTGTTTCAGCCACCTTTACTGATGATAATCCCTTCTTCGTTCTTGATCAACCGAATCGGTCCTCTACGGATGTTACTCGAAGCCCTTACTACTTCTCTAATGGTGATCATTCAAGAGCAAATCTTGTTTCGAAAATCCTCATTGGTGGTGAAAATTATAACTCATGGAAACGTTCAATGATGATTTCCCTCCTCGCCAAGAACAAGCTCAAGTTCATTAATGGTAAGCTTCCACAACCAGACTCCACTGATGATGACTATGATATTTGGTGTAGATGCAATAGTATGGTCATTTCTTGGATTCTTCATGTCATTTCTCCTAATATTGTTGATAGCGTCATGTATTTGGATGATGTTGTTGCCAACTGGTCTGAGCTCCATGATCACTTCCATCAGAATAATGGTCCCCAGGTGTTCCAAGTAAAACGTTCTATGCAAGCTTTGGTTCAGGGCTCTAATGATGTCACGACAGCTTCTTTCACTAGACTTAAAGCCCATTGGGATCTTTGA